The following proteins are encoded in a genomic region of Colletotrichum higginsianum IMI 349063 chromosome 9, whole genome shotgun sequence:
- a CDS encoding putative Glutathione s-transferase yields MAAAARPTGLIAKKGIELLTFGTPNGYKASIILEELKEAYGLPFVVQSVNIMQNIQKEPWFTALNPNGRIPVIVDHDNEQLAVFEGSAILSYLTRRYDTEHRFSFPASDNDYTRAETWIGWQHGGLGPMQGQANHFVRFAKERIPYPTQRYVGETERLFGVLNTHLDGRDFVVGPGRGRYSIADISMIGWVQGAPMAGIDINQFPSVKAWLERCLERPAVQRGIQIPDAPFMSVASMEKRLQEDEGLAEKEAEVKKQIDDAKKAYGYVYSSP; encoded by the exons ATGGCTGCAGCAGCGCGTCCCACTGGCCTCATTGCCAAGAAGGGCATTGAGCTTCTCACATTCG GAACCCCCAATGGCTACAAGGCCAGCATCATcctggaggagctgaaggaggCGTACGGCCTCCCGTTCGTGGTCCAGAGCGTCAACATCATGCAGAACATCCAGAAGGAGCCCTGGTTCACCGCCCTCAACCCCAACGGCCGCAtccccgtcatcgtcgaccaCGACAAcgagcagctcgccgtcttcgagggAAGCGCCATCCTGAGCTACCTCACCCGCCGCTACGACACCGAGCACCGCTTCTCCTTCCCCGCCTCGGACAACGACTACACGAGGGCCGAGACCTGGATCGGCTGGCagcacggcggcctgggcccCAT GCAAGGTCAAGCCAACCACTTTGTTAGGTTCGCCAAGGAGAGGATCCCCTACCCGACGCAGCGCTACGTGGGCGAGACCGAGAGGCTGTTCGGCGTCCTCAACACCCACCTCGACGGGCGCGATTTCGTCGTCGGGCCCGGCCGTGGTCGCTACAGCATCGCCGACATCTCGATGATCGGCTGGGTCCAAGGAGCCCCCatggccggcatcgacatcaacCAGTTCCCGTCCGTCAAGGCGTGGCTGGAAAGGTGCCTGGAGAGGCCCGCCGTCCAGCGGGGCATCCAAATCCCGGACGCCCCCTTCATGTCTGTCGCCAGCATGGAGAAGAGGCTgcaggaagacgagggccttgccgagaaggaggccgaggtcaaGAAGCAGATTGAcgacgccaagaaggcctATGGCTATGTTTACTCGTCGCCGTAA
- a CDS encoding FMN-dependent dehydrogenase, with product MTVVKDARRPEPVNVADVHKIAKEKLSKPVWDYYQTGADDEYTLERNHAAYNDILLRPQMLRNVSNIDTSTTIFGKRYDIPIAVAPSAYQKLVGGEGELDVARAAANLGTNLTLSTNATTSLEDVARAIPERGPDRPRPWFQLYFLGNRDLTAKLIRRAEDAGYEALVLTVDTVILGNRLQERRTPLELPPGVAMANVESRRSGAISTAGMLLRAKTAAEHRRIQEENRDHLVDASLEWHEVIPWLRSQTKMKIVLKGILTAEDAQRSVEAGVDAIVVSNHGGRQLDGVPSTIEALPEIADVVRGRIPVIVDGGITRGTDVFKALALGADLCLIGRTALWGLAWDGQKGVEGVLNILERELARAMALMGVASLKDISRGLLGRARQNGFGVAKL from the exons ATGACTGTCGTTAAAGATGCCCGCCGCCCGGAGCCGGTCAACGTTGCCGACGTGCACAAGATCGCAAAGGAGAAGCTCTCCAAGCCGGTGTGGGACTACTACcagaccggcgccgacgatgagtACACGCTCGAGCGCAACCACGCCGCTTACAACGA CATCCTTCTCCGACCTCAGATGCTGCGCAACGTGAGCAACATcgacaccagcaccaccatcTTCGGCAAACGGTACGACATccccatcgccgtcgccccgaGCGCGTACCagaagctcgtcggcggcgagggcgagctcgacgtcgcccgcgccgccgccaacctcGGCACGAACCTTACTCTCTCGACCAACGCGACCACGtccctcgaggacgtcgcGCGGGCGATTCCCGAACGCGGGCCCGACCGCCCGCGGCCGTGGTTCCAGCTCTACTTCCTCGGCAACCGGGACCTCACGGCGAAGCTGatccgccgcgccgaggacgccggctACGAGGCGCTCGTGCTGACCGTTGACACCGTGATCCTGGGCAACCGCCTGCAGGAGCGGCGGACGCCGCtcgagctgccgccgggcGTCGCCATGGCCAACGTCGAGTCGCGCAGGTCCGGCGCCATCTCGACCGCCGGCATGCTCCTGCGGGCCAAGACGGCCGCCGAGCACCGGAGGATCCAGGAGGAGAACCGCGACCACCTGGTCGACGCCAGCCTCGAGTGGCACGAGGTCATCCCCTGGCTGCGGTCGCAGACCAAGATGAAGATCGTCCTCAAGGGCATCctgacggccgaggacgcccAGCGgtccgtcgaggccggcgtcgacgccatcgtcgtctcgaaccacggcggccgccagctcgacggcgtgCCCTCGACCATCGAGGCCCTGCCCGAgatcgccgacgtcgtgAGGGGCAGGAtccccgtcatcgtcgacggcggcatcaccCGCGGCACCGACGTCTTCAaggccctcgccctcggcgccgacctgTGCCTCATCGGGCGGACGGCCCTGTGGGGGCTCGCCTGGGACGGCCAGAAGGGTGTCGAGGGCGTGCTGAACATCCTCGAGAGGGAGCTGGCGCGGGCCATGGCCCTGATGGGCGTGGCGAGCCTGAAGGACATCTCGAGGGGGCTGCTTGGCCGGGCCAGGCAGAACGGGTTCG
- a CDS encoding 2OG-Fe(II) oxygenase has protein sequence MMEELPIQPSGLFWQDDFITAEHEARLVHIFRHELAWPDRSGRLSLHYGYTFDYKTFGVDPDIPFAPFPDWLQPLIPTTEGRPPDQVCLQHYPPGAGIPPHVDTHSAYDQLYALSLGSPVMMQFARPASGDGDGDGRAGEMVEVDLTPRSMMQMSGDSRLHWKHGIRKRKTDTLADGTVRKRGDRWSITYRWIREPAICECGDAQLCDTAQTRLGIEKEYRWKKGDEDGAADGANPAAEDTKT, from the coding sequence ATGATGGAGGAGCTCCCCATCCAGCCCTCCGGTCTCTTCTGGCAAGACGACTTCATCACCGCCGAGCACGAGGCGAGGCTGGTCCACATCTTCCGGCACGAGCTCGCGTGGCCGGACCGCTCCGGCCGGCTGTCGCTGCACTACGGATACACGTTCGACTACAAGACCTTCGGGGTGGACCCCGACATCCCGTTCGCCCCGTTCCCGGACTGGCTGCAGCCTCTCATCCCCACGACCGAGGGCAGGCCGCCCGACCAGGTCTGCTTGCAGCACTACCCGCCCGGCGCCGGTATACCGCCGCACGTCGACACGCACTCGGCGTACGACCAGCTGTACGCGCTGTCCCTGGGGTCGCCCGTCATGATGCAGTTCGCGCGGCCGGCgtccggcgacggcgacggcgacggccgcgCCGGGGAAATGGTTGAAGTCGACCTCACGCCGAGGAGCATGATGCAGATGTCGGGCGACTCGAGGCTGCACTGGAAGCACGGCATCAGGAAGCGCAAGACGGATACCCTGGCCGACGGCACGGTGCGGAAGAGGGGCGACCGATGGAGCATCACGTATCGATGGATCAGGGAGCCGGCGATCTGCGAGTGTGGAGACGCCCAGCTGTGCGATACGGCGCAGACGAGGCTGGGCATCGAGAAGGAGTACCGGtggaagaagggcgacgaggacggcgctGCTGATGGAGCGAACCCGGCAGCTGAGGATACAAAGACATGA
- a CDS encoding Protein bfr2 produces the protein MDRGGEKDDMVSLTPSEFDIYNRLAVMMDKFHAYFRRTWKRLYSACSAPDDDSPKMTDDQIVREGLFLSYRLANHHTVEERSLFPLLARRMPRFQGDDVLLEQHRQIHDGLEDFQQYLEGCRTRKDRLDRQVLKSKMDPWGDVLMLHLDQEVEMLGARYMQKYWTQEEMLEMPS, from the exons ATGGACCGTGGCGGGGAAAAGGATGACATGGTGTCGCTGACGCCCTCGGAATTCGACATCTACAACCGTCTTGCGGTGATGATGGACAAGTTT CACGCCTACTTCCGACGAACCTGGAAGCGCCTGTACAGCGCATGCTCGGCGCCCGACGATGACTCGCCAAAAATGACTGACGACCAGATTGTCAGAGAGGGTCTCTTCCTCTCGTATCGCCTCGCGAACCATCACACTGTGGAAGAACGCTCTCTGTTTCCCCTCCTGGCTCGCAGGATGCCCCGGTTCCAGGGGGACGACGTGCTGTTGGAGCAGCACCGCCAGATCCACGACGGGCTCGAGGACTTTCAGCAGTACCTCGAGGGCTGTCGTACGCGCAAGGACCGGTTGGACCGGCAAGTCCTCAAGAGCAAGATGGATCCGTGGGGAGACGTGCTCATGTTGCACTTGGACCAAGAGGTCGAGATGCTGGGGGCTAGATACATGCAGAAGTATTGGACGCAAGAGGAGATGCTCGAAATGCCCAGctga